In Acipenser ruthenus chromosome 1, fAciRut3.2 maternal haplotype, whole genome shotgun sequence, the genomic stretch attttctttgaaGGGAACCCTCATGCATCCTTGGAAGTGTCACAAAGGGAACACACTACTACCAACACTAAAGCCATGTCTTAAGGGTGCTAGAAGTTGTATACTTGAAAAACTTTTATGTACAATtatgaattaatttttttatttcataaaatagcaacacataataaatataaagatttacatttttataaagcaaaataaagtacAATTTGGCAGGGTAAATATGAATGGAACATTTGTTCTTTATCCAGCAGCTGTCTAAACAGCACTGTCCCTCAGAAAGTATGTTTGACTCTGGCCAAAATCTAGGCTGTGTAGTTTAGCTGGAGGGCCAGGCCGTTTTATGTCAAATGACCAAATGATCATGTTAATTATACAGTTATTTATAATATTTCCTTAATGTCAACAAAATACTGACACATTTTGAGTTGGGATTTGTGTGGCTGCTTAGTTAGTTATATTAGCTGCTCCAAGTGACTCAGTGTGCTTTAATATAAAGCAGTCAAGGGTTTGACTTGCTACAGAATTCGAGAAAAAATTTCCATGAGGACATGAATTAGCTGCTTGGTTGGATATTCTTCCTGATTGGAGGACACAAGCTCAGGTCACTGGAACTCCCAGAATGGGTATGTACTAGATTGTGGTGTAATATCCTGTGACTTTTTACCCAGCTTAGTCACTCAACAAATTACTTCACCTGCCTGGACTTAGGATCAATAGAGCAATATTTTGCTCTACTGTCTCCCTCTTCTTCATGATATGAAACTGTGTGTACCTCCACAGCTCATGGAACATCTAGTTTATGGGGCTCCCCAGTGGCGCTGTctggaatgcaggatgcgccctatagcctggagatcgcaagttcgaatccaggctatgtcattgccaaccgtgaccgggggttcccagagggcggtgcacaattggctgagcgccgcccgggtagggagggcttaagtCGGCAGGGCAAGCCACGGTTCGCAGCGCACCAACGACCCCTCTGGCTGATAgagcgcctgcgggtctgcagtggagccattcagatctgtgttgtcctctggcactatgggtctgatggcagtgtgaaaaatgacggcttggcaggaacacgtttcggaggacgcgtgtttcagcttCCATTTCCCGAgttgccggggggttgcagcggtgaaccgggattaatactAACACAaatggcgattccaaattggggagaaactggggtaaaaatcattggcaactattaaattaaaaaaacaaaaaaggatcaTCTGGTTTACCTCTACACCTGCTTTATAATATCTGGGATTAACAGACCAATTACTAAGTACTTACCAggtaatatatataattaatgaaaCCATAGTCACCATATAAATACTATGCAACATGAACCCTGTAAAAAAAAGATGACACCCCGTACCTTGACTGCATAGGTGTTCTTTGTGTCTTTGGCGCAAGAGGCTGAGTAATAGACAGAATCGCCAGCATCACAGCAGGGCTTATTACAAGTCAGTTTAAAGAGTGACCAGTTGCTCTCGTCGAAGCGAAGGGGGTTCTTCTGGTCACGGGTGAAATGGTCCTCACACTTCAGAGCCAGACGCCGCAGGGACTCTGTGTACAAGCTGCTCAGCTTAGCATAGACACCTTCCCTATTGTCTATGTTGCTCAGGAGGGTGTGGAGCTGGATGTTGGAGCCGGAGCTGGGCACGCTGAGCtggggggaggaggagaaagaTGCCCCACTCTTGTTCCTCAGACCCAGCCTGCTCTTGTTTCTGCCAGCCACCTCTTCCATAGTCCGAGAGCGCAGCTGTTGGCCAAGCGGGGGGTGGCACCTCTCAAGGGACTCGTTAGAAGAATACAAGTGCCGCTGATCCACAGGGCTAGAGGGGGAGCTGAACTGTGACCTGTCTTGCCCATAGACATTGCCTTCTGAGTTACTGAAGATCAGATGGGGGCTGCTCCTGGGATGAGTGGCACTCCTGCCTCCCGACTGATCTGGAGCTGACACGGCCCTGTTCACCATCTTCTTTTGTGGGAGAGGGGGAGGCAGGAGGGAGTTGCCATAGCTGATTGTGGAGTTGTCAGACTGTGGGGAAACAGGGGAGGAGGTGAGCCTATTCTTGCTAAAATGGGACGGACTTGGCGAAAGAGCACCTTCATGACCTAGAAAGGGAAAAGCGAGAGAACCaatgaaaaaaagtaatactATAATATTGAGCCAAATTAGGTGGTGGTATACTAGGTAGAGGGTACCAAACTAATACAAGAACATACAAAAATTCATGAagtagaggaggccattcagcccaactAATCTCATCTGGTGATGTGTGATCCAAGCCAGATTTTGAACCTAGGAGTCtagaaatgaaatacaaatgtattgacCTATTTATAAATCAGACTCATAGATTTGGAGGTAAAGCTATACAAAATCAACCAAAGCAGACAAATGCCTGGGCTAATGCCTCAAATGATTTCATAACTGTAAAATGTGCAATGCAAACAAGAAACTTCTCAGAAGGACTCTGTTGACTTAGTTGTAAACTATAGTTGCAGTAAAAACAGCAAAAGGTGACTATATAACTTATCCATTCTTCAGGGCGTTAGTTCACACATTCCAGTTTACTGCTGATTTGACTATTCTCGTTagagcaagttaaaaaaaaaataggattaccttttttttcttctttaaagtttttttttttacatatatttttgttttttgcatacaTACCACAGTCTTTGTGAGTTCTTTGTCAgaattaaaaatatgaaaaaaagctTCTGATTTTAAAGAAGGTGCCACAATTAATCTCAGGATCACAGTGATAATAATGAGACTgaatcaaataaaaaacagtttcacTTAAACAAATGCAGGGTAAGTTACTGGCTACACACGTTCTTTTGTATTTCCACAGGCGCAGTGTGGTGTACATCATAACTCACATGCACATGCACAGTTTAGGGAGTGGTATGAACTATACCATATCACGGAAAAGCAGGAGAATGTTGCAACTGCCTTTAATGTTTTTGGATGGGATTATTATTCCCCTGAGGCACATAGAAACTAGCATTATGAAACCACTGCTACTGTAATTAAATGGTTTCTGTATGAGCTACTCATTCTACAGTAAAACTACACTACATCGAGACATATAGGAAATAGTGCCAGAGCCAATAGTAAAGCAACAATATTAGCAACTAAATTTCCTCTGAAGATCTTTTTATTATAAAACTAGTGTTTTAGGATTCGGCACAGGTCTACATATCTCAATTATGCCATCTATGTATATCCCTTGCAAAGTTTTGCGGTCTACTAATACAGGTCACTGTCCTTTTCGTCTTGGGACTTTGAATACTTTTTGATACTTCGAACAGTCGTATGGTGCCTTTAGGGATTTGCCTAATTCATATTATGGGGAACACATTTATTTGGCCTAGCTTGttgtaagattttttttagtTGACCACTGTTTAGCACAATGACTTGTGTTTTTCACTaaagacacttaaaaaaaaaaattctgctgttTATACAGTGGGTTATTGACATCACTGGACATTTTCACCCAATAATTCAAAGAGGACGccccattttttttgcaaaagttaTTTGCAGTTATACAAAGCAGTAGCTGCCAAAAAACAACTTTTGACAACCTGTTATTAGATTTTAATTAAAGTCTTTGCTGTTATACATAGTACTCCACAGTACAGGAGTGAGGATGTAACTACTGGTGTATGTTTGATTGTACTGTAAAGTGCTTCGAAAAGCAGTTATCTTTTGTTTGGGTTACAACATTGTGTTTGGTCTGGTAATGCTGACTTCTGCTTTAATAGTTTATTAAACCAAGGCACTGTAATGTCTGCACAATTCCACAATAAAACAGTCCTTACTTTAGTACTTTGAAGTCAGAAGGAAGTGATACTGAGCAATGGGGATTCTAGTCAATGATAAATAGGTCTTGATGCAGAGAAACTGAGTTAAGACTCAGATCAAAGCCTCTTAGTATCATTGTTTGACATTAGTTCACACATTGCATAAAATCCTCTATAAGATAGGCCAGTCAGTATTTCCTAACATATATGTGTGTTATGTTTGTTTAAGGTAAAAAATACTGGTACATGAATATATCAGTAGTATTGTACTCCACTTGGCAAACCAAGTGGTAATGACCACATCAAATAAAGATAGGCCTGGGGTTCTCACTAAGAATGCTCATGTCAATGTAAATTTAATTTACCAGCTCACAGAATGTCACAGGCAATAACATAATAAGCAGGAGTTATGCAAAAGCTCCGTGTTTAAACTTGCATTACCCTTACAGGTAAGGAGAAGCATTAGTGGTAAACCCACAAAGTGTCTCTTTTATCAAAACAGACCATAAGCAGACACCTTTATGTTCAACAATCACAGTTGTTCAGCACAATGTTACTTAAATGGCATTCAGATGCTACTGTGAAACAGaacaaaatacaatgtttttgaaGTAACTCAGGAGCTGAGAGCGAGTATAACTGACTTACTCCCATTGTGGAACATTCTAGATTCAGAGTGCAGGCTGTCAGTAGAGGCAGTCGCAAAGCTTGTGTTCAGTCCCTTTAAGGATTGTGTCAGACTCTCAGCAGACCCATGGCTGGCTTTCTCCAAATCAGAGCTGCTCTGGCTCCATTTACTAGACTCCCTGCATGAAAGCAAAAATAATTGTACAAAATTAGCATAAGTAACCTGATTCCTTTATTAATAGCAACCTTTCACATCACTTTTGCATAAACaaacctgtttttatttattatgtatttagatTCTTCGTTTTGAAGCATCATCATGCACAAGGAACACATTGCAACAGGAGGGTTAAGGGCTTTTTACAGACAACACAAATAAGTGAATTATATGCCGCCAAGGTAAGATTAGTATTTATGCTTCTACCCTTTAGCTCTAACCGGTTGCCTCCTCTCATTCTAATTCTTGTTCTAATACTTccttaaactgtatttaaaatgtgaaatatcTTTACTGCTAATTTATATGCACACAATGACAATGCTGCATATACATATTTTCTCAGAAACTTACATCTCTCTGTTTTGACCTCAAACCATCCTTTTTGCATGATCTCTGTCTAGTTGTATAATCCACATTGGTTTTCTTTGACACAGCAAATGACACAGACTAGCCTTCCCTTTGTAAGATATTTCTTTCTCACCACTTCCTATTTCTCTGATCTCAGTTGCGCTTTTACAATTTTGCTCAAACCACGTTTCTGTGATGTGCAGTGACGTTAGAATGTACAGATTCCAAAATAAACTTCTCCTTTTGTGAAGgataaaacattaattttaaataatctaAAAGATGATTATTTCCATTCCATTCACAGTAAATATACCAATATTCAGTTAAATTCCATCCAACAAACTCAAATAAGTTTTAGTACTAGTACTAAAATGAATGTGTTATGTTTGAATATAGACTATACTTAAAAGTCTTGTTTGTTAGAAACTGCATTCATTTTACACATCTCCCCGGTTAGGAAGATAATAAGCTGCTTACTCTTTTTCATAGCCCCCAGCAAtcattattaaacacaaaacaccatGTCATAGAACAAAGGTGTACATTGCTAGTGAAGAATTCATCAAAgtcaaacaaaactacaaaagttTCCTACAACCACTATTAATCACAGAGATCCTTGTTGGTTGAGTCTAAAACATCATCATTTGTCAATCACTACTGTCAAATTTATACTGATAAGTTACAAAGAGATCAATTGGAAATGATTAACACTGAGACCATGGGCCATAGTTTAATTGTAAAGTCACAGGTCCATCTTCACCTTTTTAGTAAaaggaaaactgcacattttacaaaaaaagcaGATCTGATGGCGAGCCACATCTACTTCCAAATGGGGTCATAGTTACGTCACTTATCTCCAGGGCAACAGTGAAAGTGACTGGCTGAGCTGGGATGTGAAAGCAGAACTTTAGGTTTCCTGTTTTCATTTGTAAACAGCAGTTAACCCTACCTCTGTTGCACTTCCATATAAAAGTCCAGTTGCATACAACTTTCCTAAATCTCAAAAACACAGCATATATCACTTAATTGCGCACCCCATGGGACAGACCTGTATTTGCATATAAAAACTGAGCCACTCCATAATATGCCTCAATGTGTTCATATATTCAAATGTAATCACTTTGAAAAATCTCTCAGCAAATGGGTCAGTCGGAAGAAGTAGAACAGTTTATAAAATGAGTTGATGAAGTCGTTGTTATAAACAAAACTGCAACAACCAAAGTTAAGACGCACAAAAATAACAGTAAACAAAAGCTGGAGCAGCTCAAGGTGTAGAATAATGtggatattttgtattttttttaagctgtccTGTTATCAAGTCTGTAATTATTCAGTTTCTACTGTATCTTTAATAATTAAACTATACTTATTTTGTACtatgaaaatgtttttacaattttAGACAGGTTTGTAGTTTTGTTAGCCTTATTTACTTACAGTTCTTGGTCTACTCAATCATATATAAGCAACACTGATTtctacatacatttttaaaatagacaGTAACAGCTGTAGTCAGAAGACACACTTGCTTTGCAGTGTTAGGCATTAAAAGATGGGCCTTTATTGAGCTTAATACAACCACTGTGTCAGCATAGCCAAACCAAGTAAAGACAGCTGCATGAAAAGTTGTACTTACTGGTCAGCGGGGCTTCCATAGACTGTACTAATGAAAATAGGTTGATTTTCAAGCTTTATACTGCCTTCCagactgtgtatgtatgtatatttagaAAACGAATGGCCTGTGCCTCACTTCCTGTGTGGCATACCTTTTGTTTATAGCGACATCCATTCTGAGCTTACATAACCACAGAAGATATATTTTCTAAAGATATAAGCGTCCGTTCTTTTGAGCATCaccaccatttaaaaaataattaagacaTCAGTTCCATACACAGTTCTGTACACTGTATCTTCAGAGTGCACATTCATTTGAACAAATACACACATTCACATTTGATTAGGTACTGTACAACAAGAACATCTTGTGCAGTAACAGCGATTATATAAAACTACTGTTAGCTTATACAGAACTTGTCTTACAGAGTGGTATATAAGAAGGACAATGTGGTGGCACAGAGTGTTCTGCTGTCCACTGAAAGGGGGCGTGAAGCACTTGTGTAAACAGAAAGGGCAACTTAGCACTATTAATATACAATATTTGAAGTTAAAGATAATAAAAGGATTTGATgaataaagtatttttaaaactacagccCAACCCAGATTGAGTCTGATAAAGGACAGGGTGTACTTCTAAATAACATGTCTGCATGTCTGGACATTTTttgtgcctgaaaaaaaaaaacaagcagtttgCATAAGAATGTGTTGTTTTGGGCAGGTGATGGTTTTATAGGGGAATCTATGTGAATTTCCCCTGCTGTTTATCAAGTGTGGGGTTACCATAATCTGGTTAATATTATGCAAACGCTTCTTCTCTACAATGGGTTGTGATTCTAGTTCTATAACAGCTCTATTGttaatgtttaattttttgttaTAATCTATAATTACAACTGTGTACTGTGTCATAAAACCTTCTCTTGCTACCTGACATATCTGAAATCGTCAGATAGTTTGTTTCCAGTGGATTTAATGAgggttacattttcttttaagcAAAAAATGTCCAAACTGTAATTTCCCACAATACGATGTGTGCTACTGGTTCTGTGCTATTGAAGCGAGTTGCTGTATCATGTGACTATGGTTctatctttaaataaatattccTGACAAAAGGTTTGATGCAAGGCTCCTCTATGTTGCCTGTGGTGTAAATACTTTCCTGAGATTCAAATTCCTGCGTTGACGGCCCTGTAGCATGACATTTAAAACCATAATTGGGGAGGATGTCCATACATGTCCATTGTGATAAAAGTAAGAAACTTTCCCAATGTTTTTATGTCACAGGAAGACTGGTTGTGTAATTAAACTAAGAAGGCTGAGCATGCTGGTTTCAATTTAAATAACTGTCAAGATTGCTAACTGCGTTTTAGAACTCATGTTAAAATACATCACAAAGTAATTCAGTACAATATGATATATACATCTATAAGGCAATGCCTTGAAGATTCTGAACTTCCCTTTTTTAGTTTTTCTGGGGGCTTTCCAAAGCTAAATCTTACGAGCCATGTACACAAACGAACACAGTACTACTGTATGTAACAAGCAAAGGCAGAAAGGCTCTTTGTCTGTTGGCTTTAGACAGTTCTCATCTTGGCTGTACATGAAATACAAAATGCTTTATCTGGCACTCAGTAAATAGGACATCGAAACTTATCACTATGGTGCTATATTTACATTCAGAAACCAGCTTGCTGTAACGCAACACTTCCTGAACAAGTGTCTGAAGTCTTGAGGAGTGTTTAAAGTCACATTCCACCTTAAAATAAACCCACACATTAAACTAAGCAGAGAAAACATATTCTTCGGCATTAACATAACccaaattcatttattttttgtgtttgccCTGTGAGATCTATTCAAACTATTCCCCCGCTGCTTGGTCGAAAAGGGACTTGGCAGGTTTTTGCATGCTTGGTGACAAAAAGATTGTGTTGCTAAGGGGATGTTGTTGCCTATCTGGCATGGTGGCTATGACTAGGAGATGCAAACTTTGGTCCCCAAAGCAAAATTGAATTCACATGGTTACCAGACTTCACTCTGCATCAGTTGATTTTACAATGCTAGTCTGTGCTTTACCTTACTTTCAGTACACTttcactgtgctgcactgtgctttgCTTTCACCATGGTATACCATAGTAAGCTATTAAAATAATTGCTAGTTTTGTACCTGCATTAACTTCTGTGGTACAAACAAGGGACCTCAGGACTCAGAACGGGAATCACTGCAACTGAAGTGAGGCTGTTTAGGTTTATAACTCTATATTTCATGGGGGTCCCTGAGTGGTGCggagaggagaaaaaacataattggacattccaaattgggggaaaataaatcaaaataataattggtcactctaaatttaaaaaaaaaaaaaaaaaaaaacctctatatttaatattaatattactcTTAGCAACCAATTGATATTGTGTGTATTTTGGTGAAATTACTGGGATTGCACGGTTGCTGTAGTTATGTTTATATGGATGTAGACATAGTTGTTGACACGTGCTGTGCAATGTCACACTTTGCTTACTGAAATGCCAGGATGAACCAGGGAAGGAGTTTCCTAGTAATCTATGTCAACAGGATTCTACCGCTTCATCAAAGCCAGTCAAGACTCAATAATTGTGCTTGTAAAGTGTTTGGGCCTgaggtaaaaaacaaacaaccaaacaaaaaaaaaaacacaccattacTGAAACCAAATGCTGTGATCAGTAAGCTTATGTTAAGCACTGCCTGGTTTTCAAGTATTCCTCCTTGTGTGCAAATAAGAAATAAGAGGTTACAGTTGTCTGTTTATTTGTGTCGGTTGGACTAAGTTCTAGGCAAAACAAAATACCTGCAAAAACCCTTTATTTTAATTGAAACCACAAAATGTTGGAGAAAAACTCGATGACGTGCTTTTATTTCAACAACTACAATAGAATCATTGTTTCCTTTGTTCAGATTTACTTTTCAGTGGTAACAATCCTATCACTTGTTAAGTACAGCTCTCTATTGTGAATGGGCATAAACAAACGGGGCATCACTTGTGGGACATTACACAAACGAGTTACAAAACTATCAGCTGCTTTAGTTACAAACAGAAGCAAACCTTGAAGAGGCTCTGTCTATGTCTGCTGCACCCAGATAATGTTCCCCCAATTCCCCCAAACCTGGGGTAACTTCTAAGTCTCTTGTCTCTAACATCACTAGTCACTTCAGGACTTAGCAGCTATCATAGTCAAATGACAATAGAAAGCTTTACATATCTGTTAAAGATTTTCACTTGCAGCAGAAACCAACCATGATTCAGGATATTTTACTAAAACTTGTTCCAAAATTGCCCTCATTCATATGTGGAAACATTATTCATGTTAACGgtaagatattatcaatcattgcATTGTAATTCCATTTCCTCTTATCCTGTGATAACATGATGAGATACAGTTTAGATAACCAGACACTACAAAGGGTCCATACTACAAACACCAGCCAGTTGCTAAATTAAATTACTCAGACCGGAATCAGCATAATTGTCATAACTATACTTACAGAGCGTTTCTAGCGTCCTAGGAGACAACAGTCTGTCTCCCTGGCTGGTATAAAACCCTCGACTCAATCTTAGATTTTATCCACTGCTATTTCCTCATACAATCATTGTGCCCTGTTCTTATTACTTAATTCTCATAGCTGTCCTGGCTTTTATTCTCTTTAACACATACTATGATATGGGGAATAAAACAGGGAAAGGTGGCTATGGAGCAGCAGCAGTCTAGTCTGGTACCTGACTTAACAGCACACACTGGTGGTATATCTGAAATTCCTTCTAAACCACCCTCCAGTCACAAAGGAACTGGACTCTCAGGTCTGAGTGAAACTACCAACTACCAGTCTGAGTAGATAAATTGTGTCAGTGCTTTGAATCACTAAATTCCTTACCTcagttaatttattaaaaacttcagatttaaaacagtaaataaattatattaaacgTAAAAGAACAAAAAGTGTACCTGTGGTGTTTCTTTGGAGGTGGGGGAGGAGGTGCCAGGTCATTAGTCTCGCTTGTCTCTTCTGCAAACTCTGAAGTGAAAGATGCTGCCTTGGATAGCATGTTTGTGTTATATTTGTCCTGTTCGGATGCTCTCCCTGCATGGTGATGACTGGCACTATTGTAAGCCGTCCCTGGGTTATTATATTCCTTGCTAAAAGAAACAGCAGCAGCGTTCTCCAGCTTCGAGTCCAGTCCTGACACAACAGCACCATTAACTATATCGGCTGCCCTCGACTGCTGGTGCGCTGTCTCCTCgccaccctcctcctcctctactaTTTTACACTCCCGGCTCCAACATGTGTTGTAGTACTTGTGCCTTTTTTCAGCAGCTGACACAGGCATGTCCCCAGAATTTCTGTTCTGGGACTGGAAAGGGAAAGAACTCCTGTGTACCTCAGCTTGAAACGATGGTTCATTTTCCTCTTTCCCTCCCTCAGAGAGGGTGGGTAATCCCAACTTCGGGGAGCATGAGCCTCTGGACTGTTTTGGAGGGATAGCTGGGCTGGGTTGAGTGTTTGTTCTAGGATGTAGGAGAGCGCCACTCTTGTCGGTTAGCCCGGCTTCAGAGGATTGAGAGTTACTCTGAGGCCACGGGAAAGAAGGCTCCTGGGTTGAGTTTGGGCTAACGTGCTGCCATTGTGTACTCACAGCCGAATCTGGGCTGCTTAGATAGAAAGTTCTATTGTCCTCCTCTGTGTGGGCAGCCATAACTGTTATTTTAGCTCGCTGGCTGGAGTCACCAGATGAACAGTCTATGAGGTTCACTGCATTATCAAAGCCATCTGGCTTTTTATGGAACAGGTTTGGTATCTGGTACTGGTCAGGGCTTCTAGGGATCTCATTTGTGGTCCTCTTCTTTTTTTTGGTGCTCTCAGCATAAATGGGTTCGCGTGGCACCTGCACCGACAACTGTTCTAAAGGCTGATTAAGAAAGGGGCCCAATTTCTGAGGTCTGCCGATCTCCTTTGTGTAAGTCTTGCAGGGTTTGGCAGTCTCACATGTCTGGTGACTGAGGTACTCCAGCTCTTGAGAGCAGTTTAGGCAGTCACTGCTGCTCTGGCAGGAGCATGAGTCCGACAAGCTGGCAGCTTCAGACACCAAGGACAAACCCCTCCTGTCTGAACACCCATGACTCTCTAAGGAGTTCTGCAAACCTGGCTGATCCCAACTGTGCCCCGTCGAGCAACAGGAACTGGTTTCCATGTGGCTATCACAGCTCCCAGAGGAAAGTGTTCTGACGTCCGGTGTCTCAACAGAGCTATTGCCCCTTAAGTCACCATTGAAATAAGTGCTGTTTACGGATCTGGTGAGCTCCTGTCTAAAACCTTTGCAAGGGGTGGTGCCATTTTCCTTAAAAGTCTGCGGCCCCCTTCCTTCTTCCTGACTCATAAAGATGTTGCTGATGATTAAAGGGTGCCCAAGGGCTTCTCCTTTATGGTCCAATGGAGGCAAAGCCCCAGGGGAGTAGCCTTTGGGATATCCCAGTGCGTCGCCTGTTGCTTTCTGGTATATCACATCTTTAAGGcttttgttggtgttgttgttgtcgATGTACAGCTTTGAGAGATCCAGCACCTGCatcatgttttgtttctctgttgGACTCTTCTGGTTGTGCTGTAACAAATGAGACTGCAGAAGGTAAACTTATGAAGAATTGCACTTAAGAGTGTATAGACTGCACATTTTGAAACTTATTTCACTGAAGCCGCCCTTTTTCTTCTGCTGACAACTTCTGATAATGAAAATATACTAATATGACAATTTTAATAAATATGTCACCCCTGGACATTACTTTGAACCCACTGCTGCAATATCCAATGTTTCAAGGTTAAAGTCTTCCACAAGGCCACCACCTAGTAATATgttggacagcagtgtggagtaggggttagggctctggactcttgaccggaaggtcgtgggttcaatcccaggtgggggacactgctgctgtacccttgagcaaggtactttaccgagattgctccagtaaaaacccagctgtataaatggataattgtatgtaaaaataatgtgtagaaaataatataattgtatgtaaaaataatgtgatatcttgtaacaattgtaagttgccctggataagggtgtctgctaagaaataaataataaaaataaaatgtctgaaTAAAACCTAGGTAaacttctgcatttctttatcAAATAGGCACATACTGTTATGGTGATTGAAtacccatttgtacagtaaaATGTATCTAATACATCCCCTCAACATaccagcattctgtataattcgGCATGAATTGTGGGTCCcgaccaaatccctactgaaatTAATGGTGTGATATCCTCTACAATCAGGAATCCGGCATGACTTTTAAGTCTCTTCTGCTTATaatcaatgtaaatctgactGTGTAATCCTGCACCGGGTCATGTGATTTTCCTTTCTAAATTTAAacttctaaaaaacaaaacaaaaacaaggcgTTGTGTAAATACTCACAAGCCCCACCAGCACATTCTTAATTGGGCAGTTGTTGAACAGCAAATAAATGTCTG encodes the following:
- the LOC131736961 gene encoding inactive tyrosine-protein kinase PRAG1-like isoform X1 encodes the protein MPEDLKMSVCSDFTEHVWKPGFCKTCFYPKSSHRVQRPFEIAANNSVPSQSVKEVWNKTYTVQTEDDYAITSASYSKPTIAVKPTMMNSDVSDMWTDGNVNATDVQQSHLLQHNQKSPTEKQNMMQVLDLSKLYIDNNNTNKSLKDVIYQKATGDALGYPKGYSPGALPPLDHKGEALGHPLIISNIFMSQEEGRGPQTFKENGTTPCKGFRQELTRSVNSTYFNGDLRGNSSVETPDVRTLSSGSCDSHMETSSCCSTGHSWDQPGLQNSLESHGCSDRRGLSLVSEAASLSDSCSCQSSSDCLNCSQELEYLSHQTCETAKPCKTYTKEIGRPQKLGPFLNQPLEQLSVQVPREPIYAESTKKKKRTTNEIPRSPDQYQIPNLFHKKPDGFDNAVNLIDCSSGDSSQRAKITVMAAHTEEDNRTFYLSSPDSAVSTQWQHVSPNSTQEPSFPWPQSNSQSSEAGLTDKSGALLHPRTNTQPSPAIPPKQSRGSCSPKLGLPTLSEGGKEENEPSFQAEVHRSSFPFQSQNRNSGDMPVSAAEKRHKYYNTCWSRECKIVEEEEGGEETAHQQSRAADIVNGAVVSGLDSKLENAAAVSFSKEYNNPGTAYNSASHHHAGRASEQDKYNTNMLSKAASFTSEFAEETSETNDLAPPPPPPKKHHRESSKWSQSSSDLEKASHGSAESLTQSLKGLNTSFATASTDSLHSESRMFHNGSHEGALSPSPSHFSKNRLTSSPVSPQSDNSTISYGNSLLPPPLPQKKMVNRAVSAPDQSGGRSATHPRSSPHLIFSNSEGNVYGQDRSQFSSPSSPVDQRHLYSSNESLERCHPPLGQQLRSRTMEEVAGRNKSRLGLRNKSGASFSSSPQLSVPSSGSNIQLHTLLSNIDNREGVYAKLSSLYTESLRRLALKCEDHFTRDQKNPLRFDESNWSLFKLTCNKPCCDAGDSVYYSASCAKDTKNTYAVKICKNQNPDSKQGHLYGLAVQQDLPPHFNLQQDCGHFIACVPQSMLPPDEAAGTASSSQHGAAASTGRDTALPNHNEQERVVVITRDVAYQSTADFVKEWATFHGVQPEVYERRVCFLLLQLCNGLEHLKEHGVIHRDLCLENLLLVHNSKHSPSDIKDQRHLPRLVISSFAKAKQRAGTGVASDPKLKKDQARLAPEIVSASQYKKFDEFQTGILIYELLHQPNPFEVSPKLKEQEYYCEELPKIPDVSIYSAGLQQLACLLLEPDPIKRIHIQEAKRILQSLLWGPRKDLIEQQWDHQQGGPVEGLHNWLNLKRALLMMKFAERSLEPEQSTELEDWLCCQYFASANPISLCHTAELLHFCE